AAAGTGGAGAGTCAATAGAATACACGGCAAAGGAGTTGGGTTTTCGGCAAATTACTACACAAAAGACGATAGAAGATGCCGCCCACCCCGGCAGCACCCTGGCCGACCTCTACGACCCGCTGGCCATGCCCGCCGACCTGCGCGCCGCCCACCGCCACCTCGACCGCCTCGTGGACCGCCTCTACCTGCGCCGCCCCTTCCGCCACGATACCGAGCGGGTGCAGCGTCTGTTCGAGAAATACGCCGAACTGAGCGCCCCCCTGGCCCCGGCCGCCGCACCCGCCGCCCGCGCCCACCGCCGGCGCAGCGCATAGGCTGGCGGGCCGGCAGCACGCCGCGCGGTATAGGAGCAACGCCCCCGCGGGGCAACACCAGCCGGCAGCCGGTTGGCGTCGCCCCGCGGGGGCGTTGTTGT
This region of Hymenobacter sp. YIM 151500-1 genomic DNA includes:
- a CDS encoding type IIL restriction-modification enzyme MmeI → MGFRQITTQKTIEDAAHPGSTLADLYDPLAMPADLRAAHRHLDRLVDRLYLRRPFRHDTERVQRLFEKYAELSAPLAPAAAPAARAHRRRSA